From one Nitrospira sp. MA-1 genomic stretch:
- a CDS encoding phosphotransferase, with amino-acid sequence MTPQTSPSSTGLDLSRVSFTLRNHLPFTAELEQCIRLAGDASNRRYYRLYLSMAPVTSLILMQLADPEGFKVSEEAVSGAGGEITELPFTNILKHLQKNGVQVPVLYFYDESSGLLYLEDFGDVTLAQAWQKSSPGTGEDLYCQAIDQLVHLHLQASRASTVPCVAFTRSFDVALYLWEFDHFLEYGVVTRDRPMCVDDYVPVREEFREIAEWLTAQPKVFTHRDYHSRNLMVDGERLGVIDFQDALMGPVTYDLASLLRDSYISLDEELIDRLIARYIEGMRKNLSLSQQSAMLLHDPVAFRRLFDFTSIQRNLKAAGRFVYIDRVKGNSSFLASIPQTLKNVRANLDKYPQLHRLLTHLSPYIPEWR; translated from the coding sequence ATGACGCCACAAACTTCTCCGTCTTCGACGGGTCTTGATCTCTCGCGTGTGTCCTTTACCCTCCGAAACCATCTTCCGTTCACTGCCGAACTTGAGCAATGCATACGGTTGGCAGGCGATGCTTCGAACCGTCGTTATTACCGTTTGTACTTGTCCATGGCTCCAGTTACTTCTCTGATTCTGATGCAGTTAGCCGACCCGGAAGGCTTTAAAGTCTCTGAGGAGGCTGTAAGTGGTGCCGGGGGAGAAATCACCGAATTGCCGTTCACGAATATTCTGAAACATCTGCAAAAGAATGGCGTTCAGGTTCCCGTGTTATATTTTTACGATGAATCCTCTGGCCTGCTCTATCTTGAGGATTTTGGTGACGTGACGCTGGCCCAAGCCTGGCAGAAGTCTTCTCCCGGCACGGGGGAGGATCTATACTGCCAGGCCATTGATCAACTCGTTCACCTTCATCTCCAGGCCTCACGTGCTTCTACTGTTCCCTGTGTGGCCTTTACACGATCTTTTGATGTGGCCCTGTATCTCTGGGAGTTTGACCATTTTTTGGAATATGGCGTTGTGACGAGAGATCGGCCCATGTGTGTCGACGATTATGTGCCCGTTCGAGAAGAATTCAGGGAGATTGCTGAATGGTTGACCGCGCAACCGAAGGTATTTACCCATCGTGATTACCATTCCCGTAACTTGATGGTGGATGGGGAACGTTTGGGCGTCATTGATTTTCAAGATGCCTTGATGGGCCCTGTCACATATGATCTTGCCTCCCTGCTGAGGGATTCCTACATCTCTCTCGATGAGGAGCTAATCGATCGTCTTATTGCTCGTTACATAGAAGGAATGCGGAAGAATTTATCATTGTCGCAACAATCGGCTATGCTATTACATGATCCTGTGGCGTTTCGTCGGCTATTTGATTTTACGAGTATTCAACGCAATCTGAAGGCTGCCGGGCGGTTCGTATACATTGATCGTGTGAAAGGGAATTCAAGCTTTTTGGCCTCAATTCCTCAGACATTAAAGAATGTTCGTGCTAATTTAGATAAATATCCCCAACTCCACCGACTGCTCACCCATCTCTCTCCGTATATTCCTGAATGGCGCTAA
- a CDS encoding nucleotidyltransferase family protein, producing the protein MILAAGLGTRLRPLTNTIPKPLLPVGMTPLIIWNLLMLRASGIRDVIINLHYLGHLIEEVIGDGSGWDMQVRYSREPTLLGTGGGLKAAEWFFGQHPFLVINGDTLIDLDVKTLVEFHQAHGGLATLVLRDDPQAAQWGAVESDAQNRIIRINGRGMSNAELTGPLSERMFAGVHILHPSILHDAPADRSFSIIDSYTNELAEGTKLFGFLHDGYWSDIGTMARYAQAQADVEAGVIALKT; encoded by the coding sequence ATGATTTTGGCCGCGGGTCTGGGTACTCGCCTTCGGCCGTTGACCAACACGATTCCCAAACCCTTATTGCCGGTTGGAATGACCCCGCTCATTATTTGGAATCTGTTGATGTTGCGAGCATCTGGAATTCGTGATGTCATTATCAATCTCCATTATTTGGGGCATTTGATCGAAGAGGTGATTGGTGATGGATCAGGTTGGGATATGCAGGTGAGGTATTCTCGTGAACCAACCCTGTTGGGAACGGGTGGGGGATTAAAAGCGGCCGAGTGGTTCTTTGGGCAACACCCGTTTCTTGTTATCAATGGTGATACGTTGATCGATTTGGATGTGAAGACATTGGTAGAGTTCCATCAGGCTCATGGTGGTCTGGCCACCTTGGTCCTTCGAGATGATCCGCAAGCGGCCCAATGGGGGGCAGTTGAATCGGACGCACAAAATCGCATTATCAGAATAAATGGCCGGGGAATGAGCAATGCCGAATTAACTGGCCCCCTGTCTGAACGAATGTTTGCCGGGGTTCATATTCTCCATCCATCTATTCTCCACGATGCTCCTGCGGATAGATCGTTTTCCATCATCGATTCTTATACGAATGAGCTTGCGGAGGGGACAAAATTATTTGGATTTCTTCATGACGGCTACTGGTCCGATATTGGAACGATGGCCCGTTATGCTCAGGCGCAAGCCGATGTGGAGGCCGGAGTGATAGCTCTTAAGACCTAA
- a CDS encoding diguanylate cyclase has protein sequence MAIFNQLHHLLEKSLRDFQAKSSDLSDTQEQELTQALHRLTGRLTEILSTNSDPYPTAELLSGCSQTVSLRAPTLLPEPPQIHFVTSCDGVVLMANEVVGDVLGMDLGEIGQVSIADYVAHEEWEILRNHLCALDVPPKLLNSMLTILPAGKPSRTIPCVVTPMLDQSQKVTAWHWGLTLEAEHSSSQPFFQLMQSLESQLYAGQSMDVCLTRICDGLVQALGFPFVWVATVRKGSVPQLRAHAIAEAFDWESQGALWWSEVSQQAEFFQACEASEMSLLSSCLSPKGGMVWFPPGLQLHQTWSIPLSFQENCSGMLVVGSQGPQPVDPTVLGWLQALGYEIERLMAHGKQLDQWRLQSVALGSVFDPICVTDTQGRLEWVNEAYAALHGSSTQSLLGFPLSSFPHAELQVRRSLSDPSTQEFNFVKTEVLQTGTNGQSLVFEQVVTPLLNEQEDLTHFVVIWHDVTARKTQELMMKHQAYHDPLTDLPNRIMFEDRLEQALAQARRNGTLLALFFLDLDNFKTINDYHGHQIGDRVLRIVAERLTTCVRSTDTVARLCGDEFTVILQGLEHVQDIRQVALKILECLIPPIRLGKEKIPIQISIGISVYPKDSTDPHRLVEIADQAMYRAKECGGQCWRFATSEWNDE, from the coding sequence GTGGCCATTTTCAATCAACTCCATCATCTACTAGAAAAGTCCTTGCGGGATTTTCAAGCGAAATCGAGTGATCTTTCCGATACTCAAGAACAGGAACTTACCCAAGCCCTTCACCGATTGACGGGTCGACTTACCGAAATACTTTCGACAAATTCCGACCCATATCCTACAGCCGAATTGCTTTCGGGTTGCAGTCAGACCGTTTCGCTGAGGGCTCCCACTCTTCTACCGGAACCACCTCAGATCCATTTCGTGACTTCGTGTGATGGTGTGGTCCTCATGGCCAATGAAGTGGTGGGTGATGTCCTGGGAATGGATCTGGGTGAAATAGGGCAGGTTTCCATTGCCGATTATGTTGCTCATGAGGAATGGGAAATTCTTCGAAACCATCTTTGTGCGCTTGACGTTCCTCCTAAACTCTTGAATAGCATGCTGACGATTCTCCCAGCGGGGAAACCATCGCGAACGATCCCATGTGTGGTAACCCCTATGCTTGATCAGTCGCAGAAGGTGACTGCGTGGCACTGGGGATTGACCCTGGAAGCGGAGCACTCTTCCTCCCAGCCTTTTTTCCAATTGATGCAGAGTCTCGAATCGCAATTGTATGCCGGTCAGAGTATGGATGTGTGTCTGACGAGGATTTGTGATGGCCTTGTGCAAGCCCTTGGATTTCCCTTTGTGTGGGTGGCCACTGTGCGAAAGGGTAGTGTGCCCCAGTTACGCGCGCATGCGATAGCAGAGGCTTTTGATTGGGAATCTCAGGGAGCTCTGTGGTGGAGTGAGGTTTCGCAGCAAGCTGAGTTCTTTCAAGCTTGTGAGGCATCTGAAATGTCACTTCTTTCTTCTTGTCTTTCCCCCAAAGGTGGCATGGTCTGGTTTCCGCCGGGATTGCAGTTACACCAAACCTGGAGTATTCCCCTGTCTTTTCAAGAGAATTGTTCCGGTATGCTGGTGGTGGGTTCTCAAGGCCCACAGCCGGTTGATCCGACGGTACTTGGATGGTTGCAAGCATTAGGATATGAAATCGAACGGTTGATGGCGCATGGAAAGCAGCTGGATCAATGGCGATTGCAAAGTGTGGCTTTGGGCTCAGTCTTTGATCCCATATGTGTGACAGACACCCAGGGACGTTTGGAGTGGGTGAATGAAGCCTATGCCGCTTTGCATGGCTCCTCGACTCAATCACTGTTGGGTTTTCCGTTGAGCTCGTTTCCTCATGCGGAACTGCAAGTCAGGAGGTCTCTGTCAGATCCCTCCACCCAAGAATTCAATTTCGTGAAGACCGAGGTTTTGCAAACGGGTACCAATGGTCAATCTCTGGTTTTTGAGCAAGTGGTGACTCCTTTGCTTAATGAACAGGAAGACCTCACGCATTTTGTGGTGATCTGGCATGATGTGACTGCCCGGAAGACACAAGAATTGATGATGAAGCATCAGGCCTATCACGATCCGTTAACCGATCTCCCGAATCGAATTATGTTTGAAGACCGCCTGGAGCAGGCGTTGGCGCAAGCCAGGCGGAATGGAACTTTACTGGCATTATTCTTTTTGGATCTCGATAATTTCAAAACCATCAATGATTATCATGGTCATCAGATTGGAGATCGCGTCTTACGCATCGTGGCGGAACGTCTGACAACTTGTGTGCGATCCACCGATACTGTTGCGCGTTTGTGCGGGGATGAATTTACCGTGATTCTTCAAGGGCTTGAACATGTTCAGGATATTCGTCAGGTAGCCTTGAAAATTCTAGAATGCCTTATTCCACCCATTCGATTAGGAAAAGAAAAAATTCCTATTCAAATCAGTATTGGAATTTCGGTTTATCCCAAGGATTCCACGGATCCCCATCGATTGGTAGAAATTGCTGATCAGGCGATGTATCGGGCTAAAGAATGTGGTGGGCAATGCTGGAGGTTTGCCACGTCTGAATGGAACGATGAATAG
- a CDS encoding OmpA family protein, which translates to MTVHSSTRRIYVWGIVILMMLLATGCGHRSSQGVHKYGKKTSAPTAVAAQGDFTTGPSDQALNNGSSAGEGYFPEGTGTFSDLLAKDSLIREDNTFGSGLTPSDSPNDYWENRTRAEQLTAQSGLRDVHFEFDSFQLNEQAKVTLVANADWLKAHPHAEITIEGHCDDRGTASYNHVLGEKRAIRTKTYLSSLGVPAERLHVMSFGKESPACWDSTEPCYQKNRRAHIVLDISVASTPMPYVADRRDW; encoded by the coding sequence ATGACTGTTCATTCATCGACCCGCAGAATCTATGTTTGGGGAATAGTGATTCTGATGATGTTGCTGGCCACAGGGTGTGGACATCGGTCTTCACAGGGAGTTCATAAATATGGCAAAAAAACTAGCGCCCCAACTGCAGTGGCCGCACAGGGAGATTTTACAACGGGACCTTCAGATCAAGCACTAAACAATGGGTCATCTGCTGGGGAGGGGTATTTCCCGGAAGGGACAGGGACTTTCTCCGATTTGCTTGCGAAAGATTCCTTGATTCGGGAGGATAATACATTTGGGTCTGGTCTCACGCCTTCTGACTCTCCCAATGATTATTGGGAGAATCGGACTCGTGCGGAACAATTGACCGCACAAAGCGGTTTGCGGGATGTGCATTTTGAATTTGATAGCTTCCAACTTAATGAACAAGCCAAGGTGACATTAGTCGCCAACGCGGATTGGCTGAAAGCGCATCCGCATGCCGAGATTACCATTGAAGGACATTGCGATGATCGGGGGACGGCTTCGTATAACCACGTCTTAGGTGAAAAGCGTGCGATTCGCACCAAAACCTATCTCTCAAGTTTGGGAGTCCCTGCTGAACGACTGCATGTGATGTCATTCGGTAAGGAGAGCCCGGCCTGTTGGGATTCCACCGAACCGTGTTACCAGAAGAATCGGCGCGCTCATATCGTCCTAGATATCAGTGTAGCCTCGACCCCAATGCCCTACGTCGCCGACCGCCGGGATTGGTAG
- the ybgF gene encoding tol-pal system protein YbgF encodes MLSRHSFSYRWSVRLVIVALNVILAGCMAQQADVVRIKRELDAKIGQLDKSKTSLQQAVSEANTALEKANTLIAKQRVEIQELLHARAEVMDQVATLKETDLSQVRGGVESNQNQVSELTKKMAWYESDMKDVRTQLQQSEPLVHQLRDRLAGEEQLLTEQGGKLGEFRTSLVDYQQVLASLRQQVAQQEQQVGELRRQIELKAQQHDAQAQQVQANFEEVRRSIQSVVGTLEKVSVTFGGRLDEHEQKLSSVAGQHNSSLSSNAQMPESRDLSARSTVTRDLFPQRTPPSSRSDAMDGLIATKERSHPLVTGSVAAYSPSSQPSRTLPALGGPSGTGSSNNVDMQNAQVIYDRAMSFLRQGKFSEASKGFSTFLRTFADSPLASNAQYWLGECYYGERRFQEAIDEFERVFAFYPSSNKVPASLLKIAFSHIELRELPMARSVFQQLVRTHPQSPEAGKAYGRLQEVNAFLDNPS; translated from the coding sequence ATGCTAAGCCGTCATTCGTTTTCGTATCGTTGGAGTGTTCGACTTGTCATTGTGGCCTTGAACGTGATCTTGGCTGGGTGTATGGCTCAGCAAGCGGATGTGGTTCGAATCAAACGGGAATTGGACGCCAAAATCGGCCAGCTGGATAAGAGTAAAACATCACTTCAGCAAGCCGTGAGTGAGGCGAATACGGCATTGGAAAAAGCGAATACCCTTATCGCCAAACAGCGGGTTGAGATTCAAGAGTTACTGCATGCTCGTGCCGAAGTGATGGATCAGGTTGCCACCTTAAAGGAAACGGATCTCTCTCAGGTTCGGGGGGGGGTTGAAAGCAATCAGAATCAGGTTAGCGAATTAACCAAAAAAATGGCGTGGTATGAGTCGGATATGAAGGACGTCCGAACCCAACTTCAACAATCTGAGCCTCTGGTGCATCAACTTCGAGATCGTTTGGCAGGGGAAGAGCAACTTCTGACGGAGCAAGGAGGTAAGTTAGGCGAATTCCGGACTTCGTTAGTGGATTACCAACAGGTGCTCGCTTCTCTTCGTCAACAAGTTGCCCAACAGGAACAGCAGGTAGGGGAATTACGAAGACAGATCGAACTGAAGGCGCAACAACATGATGCTCAGGCGCAGCAGGTCCAGGCGAATTTTGAAGAGGTTCGGCGAAGTATACAGTCGGTGGTAGGGACGTTAGAAAAAGTCAGTGTCACATTCGGGGGGCGTTTGGATGAACATGAACAGAAACTCTCCAGTGTGGCTGGTCAACACAATAGTTCCCTTTCCTCCAATGCTCAAATGCCTGAAAGCCGAGATCTATCAGCGCGGTCAACTGTTACCAGAGATTTATTTCCTCAACGCACTCCACCATCGTCGCGGTCAGATGCGATGGATGGCTTAATTGCCACAAAGGAACGTTCTCATCCTCTTGTGACCGGGTCGGTTGCCGCATATTCCCCTTCATCTCAACCATCGAGGACATTGCCGGCTCTGGGAGGGCCTTCAGGAACGGGTTCTTCCAATAATGTCGATATGCAAAACGCCCAGGTGATTTATGACCGGGCGATGTCATTTCTTCGTCAGGGTAAATTTAGCGAAGCTTCCAAAGGATTTTCGACATTTTTGCGAACTTTTGCAGACTCTCCGTTAGCCTCAAATGCTCAATATTGGTTGGGGGAGTGTTATTACGGGGAAAGACGGTTTCAAGAAGCGATTGATGAATTTGAACGAGTCTTTGCATTTTACCCTTCCAGCAATAAAGTCCCGGCATCCCTCCTTAAAATCGCCTTTTCGCATATCGAATTACGGGAGCTTCCAATGGCCCGGTCGGTTTTTCAACAACTTGTACGGACCCACCCCCAAAGCCCAGAAGCTGGCAAAGCTTACGGTCGTCTCCAAGAAGTGAATGCCTTCCTCGATAACCCTTCCTGA
- a CDS encoding acyltransferase, which translates to MTGLRGVAAIWVVLLHVCFGASDGYLPGFYEKIQWGLGKNIILQGFYAVDVFFVLSGFILTYVHRHEFEGRLTLHGVGSFLSLRLARIYPMHLVVVVVLIVAAFLGFWDQKAISYGDVFRNGTLTNIWVNPSLNTPAWSVSAEWLAYLFYPIIIKLLIPIRRRDFQLLIIFFLVTVYPMCIIFFQWQWEWHYGWVAVARVLNGFILGCMMFCVQKHFDILNDPLRTSRWCLVFLLVFMVFLVLGLPIVFLYPLIPFIIVTLANARMGIAQIFENKVVVFLGTISFGIYMVHYPVLEIVRSEFNDYYSGVNSELNQPLLWMHLCGILGFVIAVASLCYFWIEKPTRDYLKRKIGDRRTQPHQFLTQGVNG; encoded by the coding sequence TTGACAGGCCTCCGGGGGGTGGCCGCGATATGGGTTGTGCTTCTGCACGTGTGTTTTGGGGCATCAGATGGGTACTTGCCGGGATTCTATGAAAAAATTCAATGGGGGTTAGGGAAAAATATTATTCTCCAAGGATTCTATGCGGTTGATGTCTTTTTTGTCCTTAGCGGATTCATTCTGACGTATGTGCATCGCCATGAATTTGAAGGTCGATTGACTTTGCATGGAGTCGGGAGTTTTCTTTCGCTTCGATTGGCGAGAATTTATCCAATGCATCTGGTTGTCGTCGTTGTACTCATTGTAGCCGCTTTCCTTGGATTTTGGGATCAAAAGGCCATTTCGTATGGGGATGTTTTTCGCAATGGCACACTCACAAATATTTGGGTAAATCCTTCGTTGAATACTCCTGCCTGGTCCGTGAGTGCCGAATGGTTAGCCTATCTCTTTTATCCAATCATCATAAAACTTCTGATTCCGATTCGACGAAGAGACTTTCAACTCCTGATCATTTTCTTCCTGGTTACCGTGTACCCTATGTGCATTATTTTCTTCCAATGGCAATGGGAGTGGCATTATGGTTGGGTGGCTGTGGCTCGGGTGTTGAATGGATTTATATTAGGGTGCATGATGTTTTGCGTTCAGAAGCATTTTGACATACTCAACGATCCGTTGCGGACATCTCGTTGGTGTCTGGTCTTTTTATTGGTATTCATGGTGTTCCTGGTATTGGGACTTCCAATTGTGTTTCTGTATCCCCTTATTCCATTTATTATTGTGACTTTGGCAAATGCACGAATGGGAATTGCTCAAATATTCGAGAATAAGGTAGTTGTATTTTTAGGAACCATCTCATTTGGGATTTACATGGTTCACTACCCGGTATTAGAAATTGTTCGATCCGAATTCAATGACTACTATTCAGGAGTGAATTCCGAACTCAATCAACCTCTGTTGTGGATGCATTTATGTGGAATTCTTGGTTTTGTGATTGCTGTTGCTTCCTTGTGCTATTTCTGGATTGAAAAACCTACCAGGGATTATCTCAAGCGGAAAATAGGTGATCGAAGAACACAGCCCCACCAATTCCTGACTCAGGGTGTCAATGGATAA
- a CDS encoding DUF362 domain-containing protein, whose protein sequence is MAHSTTTTLTQTDQPTLTRRQLLQACLLGGGLAVSGLSLLHWLIGPRLTAQTFIGHAQSYEADLAILIRQGFQELGITPLEIKGKRILLKPNLVEPHQSLAPINTHPLVVRGAVEAFLSMGAASVVVAEGPGHRHDTLLVLEESGLADVLYEDRIPFQDLNTMEGVIRPNLGGQTTMATMTFPRVIQEVDWVVSLAKMKTHHWAGATLSMKNFFGVMPGNYYGWPKNVLHQAGIPQSILDINATLKPHFAIVDGITGMEGDGPIMGNPVQSGVLVMGRNLPAVDATCCRIMGINPNKIEYLRKADQWLGPIHESLIEQRGESWEQVYHPFALVPEIPAHQGIRLT, encoded by the coding sequence ATGGCGCATTCCACGACCACCACTCTCACGCAAACCGATCAACCCACGCTTACAAGAAGACAATTGCTGCAGGCTTGTTTGCTGGGAGGGGGATTAGCTGTTTCGGGATTATCCCTCCTTCATTGGCTTATAGGCCCTCGCTTGACCGCGCAGACCTTTATCGGTCATGCACAATCATACGAAGCTGATCTTGCGATACTCATTCGCCAAGGATTCCAAGAATTGGGGATCACCCCTTTAGAGATCAAAGGAAAACGTATTCTGTTAAAACCCAATTTAGTCGAGCCCCATCAATCGTTAGCGCCTATTAATACCCATCCCCTGGTCGTTCGAGGGGCCGTCGAGGCGTTCCTTTCCATGGGTGCGGCGTCTGTCGTCGTGGCCGAAGGGCCTGGGCATCGCCACGATACTCTTTTAGTTTTGGAGGAATCCGGCTTGGCAGATGTCCTGTATGAAGATCGCATCCCCTTTCAAGACCTGAATACGATGGAAGGGGTAATCAGGCCTAACCTCGGAGGTCAGACCACAATGGCCACCATGACGTTTCCTCGAGTAATCCAGGAAGTTGATTGGGTGGTCTCGCTGGCCAAAATGAAAACACACCATTGGGCTGGAGCCACCCTGTCCATGAAAAATTTTTTTGGTGTGATGCCAGGAAATTATTACGGATGGCCAAAGAATGTGTTACATCAGGCTGGGATTCCGCAATCTATATTGGATATCAATGCGACTCTCAAGCCGCATTTCGCTATTGTCGACGGCATAACCGGAATGGAAGGGGATGGTCCGATAATGGGTAATCCTGTTCAATCCGGAGTTCTGGTCATGGGAAGGAATCTCCCTGCCGTCGATGCCACTTGTTGCCGAATAATGGGCATTAATCCAAATAAAATCGAATACCTTCGTAAAGCCGACCAATGGTTAGGTCCCATTCACGAATCGTTGATTGAACAACGCGGAGAATCCTGGGAACAAGTGTATCATCCTTTCGCCCTGGTCCCGGAAATTCCCGCCCACCAAGGCATTCGTCTCACCTAA
- a CDS encoding terpene cyclase/mutase family protein encodes MRSIQLPNGGFPYHSGEEARPDASAWAIMALSSYAFDRESCNRGRAYLASQQMNDGRVSISPSHPEASWPTPLAIFAWEGFPRYHEAQSRAVDYLIGFTGHHFSNPDPTIIGHDTTIPGWPWVADTHSWVVPTALALMALQKVGLGTHSRAIAGQKMLINRQLPTGGWNYGSTTVFNRALPPLPECTAIALQALAGSTALHEIAESLQYASHELYHLQTPISLGWTLLGLGAWGLKPTNTEELVSACLHRQKRYGPYAIPSLALLLCGAKAQQGLYSLFTASKT; translated from the coding sequence TTGCGATCTATTCAACTTCCAAACGGGGGATTTCCCTACCACTCCGGGGAAGAGGCCAGGCCCGATGCGAGCGCTTGGGCTATTATGGCATTGTCTTCCTATGCATTCGATCGTGAAAGCTGTAACCGGGGTAGGGCGTATTTAGCTTCCCAACAGATGAACGACGGACGCGTGAGCATCTCTCCCTCACACCCGGAAGCATCTTGGCCAACACCTCTCGCTATCTTCGCTTGGGAAGGCTTTCCCCGGTATCACGAAGCGCAATCACGAGCTGTCGACTATCTGATAGGATTTACGGGACACCATTTCTCAAATCCGGATCCTACAATTATTGGTCACGACACTACCATCCCAGGCTGGCCATGGGTTGCTGACACCCATAGCTGGGTGGTACCCACTGCTCTCGCCCTCATGGCGTTACAGAAGGTGGGTTTGGGCACCCACTCTCGTGCCATAGCTGGACAAAAAATGCTTATCAACCGTCAATTGCCCACGGGTGGCTGGAATTACGGAAGTACCACAGTATTCAACCGTGCGTTACCTCCCCTTCCGGAGTGCACGGCCATTGCCTTACAGGCATTGGCTGGCAGCACCGCTCTTCACGAAATAGCAGAAAGCCTCCAGTATGCGTCACACGAGCTTTATCACCTCCAAACTCCCATTTCACTCGGCTGGACACTTCTGGGCCTCGGTGCATGGGGATTAAAACCCACAAACACAGAGGAATTGGTATCCGCCTGCTTGCATCGTCAAAAGCGGTACGGGCCCTATGCCATTCCCTCCCTGGCATTGCTCTTGTGCGGTGCGAAAGCGCAACAAGGACTATACTCATTGTTCACTGCGTCAAAAACTTAA